The following are encoded in a window of Lactobacillus panisapium genomic DNA:
- a CDS encoding ParA family protein has translation MVSVISVANQKGGVGKTTTTINLAASIAERGYHVLIVDIDPQGNATSGLGIEKSEIDQDIYSVLINDVPLKDTIFHTSTEKLDLVPATINLSGAETELISMMARETRLKSALDTVSENYDFIFIDCPPSLGQLSINAFTASNSILIPVQSEYYAMEGLSQLLNTIRLVQKHFNKDLGVEGVLMTMLDARTNLGAEVVKEVKSYFTNKVYKTIIPRITKLAEAPSYGEAITEYAPNSRGAKVYDDLAKEVLKNHGKRLKK, from the coding sequence ATGGTAAGTGTAATTTCGGTTGCTAACCAAAAAGGCGGCGTTGGTAAGACAACGACAACGATTAATTTGGCAGCTTCGATTGCTGAACGTGGCTATCACGTTTTAATTGTTGATATTGATCCCCAAGGTAATGCTACTTCAGGCTTAGGAATTGAAAAGTCGGAAATCGATCAAGATATCTATAGTGTTTTGATTAATGATGTTCCTTTAAAAGACACGATTTTCCACACATCAACTGAAAAACTGGACTTAGTGCCTGCAACAATTAATTTATCTGGTGCAGAAACGGAATTAATCAGCATGATGGCGCGTGAAACTCGGCTTAAGTCAGCTCTTGACACGGTTAGTGAAAACTATGACTTTATCTTTATTGATTGTCCGCCATCTTTAGGACAGCTATCAATTAATGCCTTTACAGCTTCCAACTCAATCTTGATTCCGGTGCAAAGTGAATACTATGCTATGGAAGGTTTGAGTCAATTGCTGAATACTATTCGCTTAGTTCAAAAACACTTTAATAAAGATCTTGGCGTTGAAGGCGTATTGATGACTATGCTTGACGCACGGACAAATTTGGGTGCGGAAGTTGTTAAAGAAGTGAAGTCTTACTTTACTAACAAAGTGTATAAAACAATTATTCCACGAATCACTAAGTTAGCTGAAGCTCCAAGCTACGGCGAAGCAATTACAGAATATGCTCCTAACTCAAGGGGTGCCAAAGTATACGATGATTTAGCTAAGGAGGTGTTAAAGAATCATGGAAAGAGACTCAAGAAGTAA
- a CDS encoding CvpA family protein: MIITLIVLAYLAWKTYKGYHTGFTKLIINLIFAAIVFIAAILFQNPVGNWLYGQITGQNIQTTLTPSANLMIFRFLAFFVILFIGKMVTKVFKSWFPSKNPHSTSFGSLLDGVLGAIVSFFASYFFVYIILSMLNALQNQWFIQQTLNSPFLRFIIYSTPGLSNGMFNYIFSISRTAA; the protein is encoded by the coding sequence ATGATTATTACTTTAATTGTTTTAGCCTATTTAGCCTGGAAAACATATAAAGGCTATCATACTGGTTTTACCAAATTAATTATTAATTTAATATTTGCGGCAATCGTCTTTATTGCAGCAATTTTATTTCAAAATCCTGTCGGCAATTGGCTTTATGGTCAAATTACCGGCCAAAATATTCAAACCACACTGACTCCGAGCGCTAATTTAATGATTTTTCGCTTTTTAGCCTTTTTCGTCATTCTTTTTATCGGCAAAATGGTTACTAAAGTTTTCAAAAGTTGGTTTCCAAGTAAAAATCCCCACTCAACTAGTTTTGGCTCACTGCTAGACGGTGTATTAGGCGCAATTGTTTCCTTTTTTGCCAGTTATTTCTTTGTTTACATTATCCTATCAATGCTTAATGCTCTGCAAAATCAATGGTTTATCCAGCAGACCTTAAATTCACCGTTTTTACGGTTCATCATTTACAGTACCCCAGGTCTATCTAACGGAATGTTTAACTATATCTTTAGTATTAGCCGAACAGCCGCATAA
- the ychF gene encoding redox-regulated ATPase YchF has protein sequence MSLTAGIVGLPNVGKSTLFNAITKAGAEMANYPFATIEPNVGMVEVPDKRLARIQELIPAKKIVHTTFEFTDIAGLVKGASKGEGLGNKFLENIRQTDAIIHVVRAFEDDNITSVTGKVDPEEDINTINLELAIADLDAVNRRIDKVKKIAQQNDKEAKAEYNVLEKIKPVLEEGKAVRSIDFTEDEQKIVKGLFLLTAKPVIYVANIAEESMADPESDQYFQIVKKHAESEKAECLGISAATEEEIAGLDDDEKAEFLEAEGVTESGLDRLIRAAYHILGLRTFFTAGGPETRAWTFHEGMKAPQVAGVIHSDFERGFIRAEVVSYDDLDKYETMQKVKEAGRLRLEGKDYEVQDGDIIEFRFNV, from the coding sequence ATGTCATTAACTGCAGGTATTGTTGGCTTGCCAAATGTAGGTAAGTCTACTTTGTTTAACGCGATTACTAAAGCTGGTGCTGAAATGGCCAATTACCCGTTTGCTACGATTGAACCAAACGTGGGAATGGTTGAAGTACCTGATAAGCGTCTTGCCCGGATTCAGGAATTAATTCCGGCCAAGAAAATCGTCCATACCACTTTTGAATTTACCGATATTGCTGGCTTAGTTAAGGGAGCTTCTAAGGGTGAAGGCCTTGGTAACAAGTTCTTGGAAAATATTCGGCAAACCGACGCAATTATTCACGTGGTACGTGCTTTTGAAGACGATAATATTACCTCAGTAACCGGTAAAGTTGATCCTGAAGAAGATATCAATACCATTAATTTGGAACTGGCAATCGCTGACCTTGATGCTGTTAACCGCCGCATTGATAAGGTAAAGAAAATTGCCCAGCAAAATGATAAAGAAGCAAAAGCTGAATACAATGTTTTAGAAAAAATCAAACCGGTCCTAGAAGAAGGCAAGGCCGTTCGGTCAATTGATTTTACTGAAGATGAACAAAAGATTGTTAAGGGCTTGTTTTTATTAACGGCTAAGCCGGTCATTTATGTTGCTAATATTGCGGAAGAATCAATGGCTGATCCCGAAAGTGATCAGTACTTCCAGATTGTCAAAAAGCATGCTGAAAGTGAAAAGGCTGAGTGCCTTGGCATTTCTGCAGCAACGGAAGAAGAGATTGCTGGTCTTGATGACGATGAAAAAGCTGAATTTTTAGAAGCTGAAGGCGTTACTGAATCAGGTCTTGACCGCTTAATTAGGGCAGCTTATCATATTTTAGGTCTCAGAACATTCTTTACGGCTGGCGGTCCGGAAACACGTGCTTGGACATTCCATGAAGGGATGAAAGCCCCACAAGTAGCTGGTGTTATTCACTCAGACTTTGAACGTGGATTCATTCGGGCTGAAGTTGTTTCCTATGATGACTTAGATAAATATGAAACAATGCAAAAAGTTAAAGAAGCTGGTAGATTACGTCTTGAAGGTAAAGACTACGAAGTTCAAGATGGTGACATTATTGAATTTAGATTTAATGTTTAG
- the rsmG gene encoding 16S rRNA (guanine(527)-N(7))-methyltransferase RsmG has product MNPEQFVQELSKRNFKLNEKQINQFNQYFTSLIAANQKVNLTRITEEDDVYLKHFFDSLTPLFTFSEVFKPGDTVCDVGAGAGFPSIPLKILQPELKVTIVDSLGKRLTFLQDLIEKLQLQDVTLVHGRAEDVGQKKLYREQFDIVTARAVANMAVLSEYCLPLVKKSGYFVALKGPKAEKELQDGQKAISLLGGKVIQTEELQLPTSSEERTLILVQKVKATPKKYPRQAGTPHRKPIQ; this is encoded by the coding sequence ATGAATCCTGAACAATTTGTCCAAGAATTATCAAAGCGTAATTTTAAATTAAATGAAAAACAAATCAACCAATTTAACCAATATTTTACCAGCTTAATTGCGGCTAATCAGAAGGTCAATCTTACTCGGATAACCGAAGAAGATGATGTTTACCTAAAACATTTTTTTGATAGTCTTACGCCGTTATTTACTTTTTCTGAAGTCTTTAAGCCAGGTGATACGGTCTGTGATGTCGGCGCGGGCGCGGGTTTTCCGTCGATTCCGCTCAAGATTTTGCAACCAGAATTAAAGGTAACAATCGTTGATTCACTGGGGAAAAGGTTAACTTTTTTACAGGACTTAATTGAAAAATTGCAATTGCAAGATGTGACACTTGTTCATGGGCGTGCTGAGGATGTTGGTCAAAAGAAACTTTATCGCGAACAATTCGATATTGTGACGGCTAGGGCAGTGGCTAATATGGCAGTTTTAAGCGAATATTGCCTGCCGCTAGTTAAAAAAAGTGGGTACTTTGTTGCACTTAAGGGGCCAAAAGCGGAAAAAGAACTGCAAGATGGCCAAAAGGCAATTAGTCTCTTAGGGGGCAAAGTAATCCAGACCGAGGAACTCCAACTGCCAACTAGCAGTGAGGAACGGACACTGATTCTGGTCCAAAAGGTGAAAGCAACACCTAAAAAGTATCCACGGCAAGCGGGCACACCGCATCGTAAACCAATTCAATAA
- a CDS encoding ABC transporter ATP-binding protein, which translates to MKGQRTTTLYRLLKLIANTSPWMLITSIIAIVLTAGANVIGSLFIERLINVYIIPLTKQAHPNFGPLWQAITVMFGFYAIGFISNYLFAMLMAVLAQKVQYRVRNEMFEHMEKLPISYFDENDYGDIMSRYTNDIDTLMQMISQSIPQFMNSMLNIVFVLAAMFSLSWQLTIFTLIIFALSIGIVRFLTTRSSHYFQMQQKELGQVNGYNEEMLNGLKVIKVFSHEPEVEKDFNVYNKALEDAAGKANTYATVLFPIMGNVGNLLYVLIAVLGGAVALNHIAPLSLGVIGAFLQLSKQFAMPIAQISQQLNSIVMALAGAKRIFDLEDEPVEIDDGDVTISKNKDVKGSWYWNVPQKDGSVKKVTVKGHIVFDKVNFGYSPNKQILYNISLDAKPGMKVALVGETGAGKTTISNMLNRFYEIGSGTITYDGIPIKRIKKDDLRRSLSIVLQETHMFTGTIMDNIRFGNMEASDDDVYQAAHLSHADEFIHNLDEGYKTVIDGNGGDLSQGQMQLLSIARAMIADEPVMILDEATSSIDTQTEKLVQAGMDNLLAGRTSFVIAHRLSTIVNSDLILVLDHGHIIEAGNHEELLKEKGYYYELYTGKKEIE; encoded by the coding sequence ATGAAGGGTCAGCGGACCACAACCTTGTACCGCTTGCTCAAATTAATTGCGAATACTAGCCCTTGGATGTTAATTACGTCAATCATTGCTATTGTATTGACGGCCGGTGCCAATGTTATTGGTTCGCTTTTTATCGAGCGTTTAATTAACGTTTATATCATTCCGTTGACTAAGCAAGCTCATCCTAATTTTGGTCCACTTTGGCAGGCAATTACGGTAATGTTTGGCTTTTATGCTATCGGCTTTATTTCAAACTACCTGTTTGCAATGCTGATGGCCGTTTTGGCACAAAAAGTACAATATCGCGTTCGTAACGAAATGTTCGAGCATATGGAAAAATTGCCGATTTCTTATTTTGATGAGAATGATTATGGGGATATTATGAGTCGTTATACCAACGATATCGATACCCTGATGCAGATGATTTCGCAATCAATTCCGCAATTTATGAACTCGATGCTCAACATTGTGTTTGTTTTAGCAGCGATGTTTAGTTTGAGCTGGCAGCTGACTATTTTTACCTTGATTATCTTTGCATTGTCAATTGGAATTGTGCGCTTTTTAACTACGCGTTCATCACACTACTTCCAAATGCAGCAAAAAGAATTGGGTCAAGTCAACGGTTACAACGAAGAAATGCTTAATGGGCTAAAGGTAATTAAGGTCTTTAGTCATGAGCCTGAAGTTGAAAAGGATTTTAACGTTTATAACAAGGCCTTAGAAGATGCAGCAGGTAAAGCTAATACTTACGCTACTGTCTTATTCCCAATTATGGGAAATGTTGGTAACTTGCTATACGTCTTAATTGCCGTTTTGGGTGGTGCTGTTGCGCTTAACCATATTGCTCCCTTGTCTTTGGGGGTAATCGGTGCCTTCTTGCAGCTATCTAAGCAGTTTGCTATGCCAATTGCGCAAATCTCGCAGCAATTAAACTCAATTGTTATGGCGTTAGCTGGTGCAAAAAGAATTTTCGACTTGGAAGATGAACCGGTTGAAATTGATGATGGCGATGTCACCATTTCGAAAAATAAAGATGTCAAAGGTTCATGGTACTGGAATGTTCCGCAAAAAGATGGTTCAGTCAAGAAAGTTACCGTTAAGGGTCACATTGTTTTTGACAAAGTAAACTTTGGTTACTCACCTAATAAGCAAATTTTGTACAACATTTCGCTTGATGCTAAGCCAGGCATGAAAGTTGCTTTAGTTGGTGAAACTGGTGCAGGTAAGACCACTATCTCCAACATGCTTAACCGTTTTTATGAAATTGGTTCAGGAACAATTACCTATGATGGCATTCCAATTAAACGGATCAAAAAAGATGACTTGCGACGGTCACTATCGATTGTTCTGCAGGAAACGCACATGTTTACCGGAACTATTATGGACAATATCCGCTTCGGTAACATGGAAGCCAGCGATGATGACGTCTACCAAGCAGCACACCTTTCACACGCAGATGAGTTCATTCATAATTTAGATGAGGGCTATAAGACTGTGATTGATGGTAATGGCGGCGATTTATCCCAAGGACAAATGCAGCTATTAAGTATCGCACGGGCAATGATTGCTGATGAACCGGTTATGATTTTGGATGAGGCAACTTCAAGCATTGATACTCAAACGGAGAAGTTGGTTCAAGCCGGAATGGATAACCTGTTAGCAGGGCGAACAAGTTTTGTCATTGCGCACCGTTTATCGACAATTGTTAACTCGGACTTGATTTTAGTTCTTGACCACGGTCATATTATTGAAGCTGGTAACCACGAAGAGCTTCTCAAGGAGAAGGGTTACTACTACGAACTCTACACTGGCAAGAAAGAAATTGAATAA
- a CDS encoding C39 family peptidase, protein MGAKNIFKKVMTISAAAILTAPIYCNNLTTNVRAVINTPANQDTKPAIGTAKQPGTSNTVNDANPAVSQTKKVKTFKVAIVKKNYGIYQGNFTNKKSSSKYFHQTFNVNKTFTHNGHHYYWLNQKGKKAFGYINKNAVAKPNQAKVVKVPYVSQYVPVKTPWGCAGASMAMLLGSQGQKITASFLTKVQNHLPMQPTKGGQKGNVYTGVGFGYVISPGALAKYARTFKTGKKVVNISSKKLSLNDIKMYVQGGSPVLYYGFSSYQKPGDNHRNHCKVIVGYRKGKFLVYDPLYYSANDGAGTGGKNMNYDHGAKAWLKKATIQQEFCHKAITIK, encoded by the coding sequence GTGGGAGCAAAAAATATTTTTAAAAAAGTCATGACGATTTCTGCCGCCGCTATACTGACGGCACCAATTTATTGCAATAATTTAACGACAAATGTTCGTGCCGTAATAAATACGCCAGCAAATCAAGATACTAAACCTGCTATTGGTACGGCCAAGCAGCCTGGTACAAGTAACACAGTTAATGATGCTAATCCTGCAGTTTCACAGACTAAAAAAGTTAAAACTTTTAAAGTCGCAATTGTCAAAAAGAATTACGGCATTTACCAGGGTAACTTCACTAATAAAAAGTCTAGCTCAAAGTATTTTCATCAAACCTTTAATGTTAACAAAACATTCACCCATAACGGACACCACTATTATTGGCTCAATCAAAAAGGAAAAAAAGCATTTGGTTATATTAACAAAAATGCTGTCGCTAAACCCAATCAAGCCAAAGTTGTTAAGGTTCCATATGTTAGCCAATATGTTCCGGTAAAAACGCCTTGGGGGTGTGCGGGCGCTTCAATGGCAATGCTTTTAGGTTCGCAAGGGCAAAAAATCACTGCCAGCTTTTTAACTAAAGTTCAAAACCATCTGCCAATGCAACCCACTAAAGGTGGCCAAAAAGGTAATGTTTATACTGGTGTTGGCTTTGGGTATGTAATCAGCCCGGGCGCGCTAGCAAAATATGCACGTACTTTTAAGACTGGAAAAAAGGTAGTCAACATCTCAAGCAAAAAGTTGAGCCTAAACGATATCAAGATGTATGTTCAAGGTGGCAGTCCTGTCTTGTATTACGGCTTTTCTTCTTACCAAAAACCTGGGGATAATCACCGCAATCACTGCAAGGTAATTGTCGGCTACCGCAAAGGGAAGTTTCTTGTCTACGATCCTCTGTATTATTCTGCCAATGACGGTGCTGGCACTGGCGGTAAGAACATGAACTATGACCATGGCGCAAAAGCTTGGCTAAAGAAAGCGACAATTCAACAAGAGTTTTGTCATAAAGCAATTACAATTAAATGA
- a CDS encoding ABC transporter ATP-binding protein, which translates to MINTLRKSIRQYKKQSLLSPLFVTGEVIIEMLIPYLVGILIDNGIMKGNMPYITRAGLLLLIITIVSLILGAGASYFSAHAAAGFAANLRKDMFYHVQDFSFENIDKFSSSSLVTRMTTDVNNVQMSYQMLIRIAVRAPMMLIVSIIMSLIISPRLSLIFVIIAPIFVILMALIIKSANPYFPKIFRGYDRMNQVVRENIRGIREVKTYVQEEPQTVEFKKSSGFIYKLFSTAQKIMSLNAMVVMAVLNISNLAICWFGAKEIVGGSLQAGQLISMFSYSNSVLNSLNILAMIFTQLVVSAASGRRIADVINEKPSIENPRKPLKHVTNGEVIFDHVNFKYNPDDKNLALNNINLNIKPGETLGIIGKTGSSKSTLVAMIPRLYDTDSGAVRVSGHNVKSYDLKTLRDNVAVVLQNNVLFSGTIKDNLKWGNEHATDEQILTAAKIAHADDFIREMPDKYDTMVEQGGNNVSGGQKQRITIARALLKNPKILILDDSTSAVDTHTEREIRESLAKDMPETTKIIISQRIVSIKDADRIVVMDDGKIQDIGTHDELMERNDLYSSIAKFQEEQKK; encoded by the coding sequence ATGATTAACACACTGCGTAAATCAATTAGGCAGTATAAGAAACAATCCTTATTGTCGCCGCTCTTTGTTACTGGTGAAGTTATCATTGAAATGTTAATTCCATATCTGGTTGGAATTTTAATTGATAACGGCATCATGAAAGGTAATATGCCTTATATTACTAGAGCTGGACTATTACTACTGATAATCACAATCGTTTCGCTTATTTTAGGTGCCGGAGCCAGCTACTTTTCCGCACATGCGGCAGCTGGTTTTGCAGCTAATTTGCGTAAAGACATGTTTTACCATGTCCAAGACTTTTCTTTTGAAAATATTGATAAATTCTCAAGCTCAAGTCTTGTTACTAGAATGACGACTGACGTTAACAATGTTCAAATGTCATACCAAATGCTAATCAGAATTGCGGTTAGAGCCCCAATGATGCTGATAGTTTCGATAATTATGTCCTTGATCATTAGTCCACGTTTGTCACTAATCTTTGTTATTATTGCACCAATCTTTGTCATTTTAATGGCCCTGATTATTAAGAGTGCTAACCCATATTTCCCTAAAATCTTTCGGGGATATGACCGAATGAACCAAGTCGTGCGCGAAAATATTCGGGGAATTCGCGAAGTTAAAACTTACGTTCAGGAAGAGCCGCAAACCGTAGAGTTTAAAAAATCTTCTGGTTTTATTTACAAGCTTTTCTCAACGGCCCAAAAAATTATGTCACTCAACGCGATGGTGGTCATGGCCGTATTGAATATTTCCAACTTGGCTATCTGCTGGTTCGGTGCTAAAGAAATTGTTGGCGGCAGTTTACAAGCCGGTCAATTAATTTCAATGTTTTCTTATTCAAACTCAGTTTTGAACAGTTTAAACATTTTGGCTATGATTTTTACTCAGCTGGTTGTTTCTGCGGCAAGTGGTCGGAGAATTGCTGACGTAATTAATGAAAAGCCATCAATTGAGAATCCGCGTAAACCATTAAAGCATGTTACTAATGGTGAAGTTATCTTTGACCATGTTAATTTTAAGTACAATCCGGATGATAAAAACCTTGCTTTGAACAATATCAATTTGAATATTAAGCCAGGTGAAACACTTGGAATTATTGGTAAAACGGGTTCATCTAAGTCGACGTTAGTAGCAATGATTCCGCGGCTGTACGACACTGATTCTGGTGCTGTCCGCGTTTCAGGTCATAACGTTAAGTCATATGATTTAAAGACTTTGCGTGATAATGTTGCCGTTGTTTTGCAAAACAATGTTTTATTTTCCGGTACAATCAAGGATAACTTGAAGTGGGGAAATGAACATGCAACAGATGAACAAATTCTAACTGCTGCCAAGATTGCACATGCCGATGACTTTATTCGTGAAATGCCTGATAAATACGACACAATGGTTGAGCAAGGCGGAAACAATGTTTCTGGTGGTCAGAAACAAAGAATTACGATTGCTCGTGCCTTACTAAAGAACCCAAAGATTTTGATTCTGGACGATTCAACTTCTGCGGTTGATACGCATACTGAACGGGAAATTCGTGAGTCTTTGGCAAAAGATATGCCGGAAACGACCAAAATTATCATTTCACAGAGAATTGTTTCAATTAAGGATGCTGATCGAATCGTTGTCATGGATGATGGTAAGATTCAGGATATTGGCACGCATGACGAGTTAATGGAGCGTAATGATCTCTACAGTTCAATTGCCAAGTTCCAAGAAGAGCAAAAGAAGTAG
- a CDS encoding DUF951 domain-containing protein, whose translation MNKEITYNLADTVLMKKPHACKTNDWEILRLGADIRLKCMGCGHIVMMPRAKFTHNLKKVLHKANDPVNTKKELYVPKEDIALPGLNQDNN comes from the coding sequence ATGAATAAGGAAATCACTTATAATTTAGCGGATACGGTTTTAATGAAAAAGCCCCATGCATGCAAGACCAATGATTGGGAAATCTTGCGCTTAGGTGCTGATATTCGGCTAAAATGTATGGGGTGCGGACATATCGTCATGATGCCGCGAGCAAAATTTACGCATAACCTAAAGAAGGTTTTGCATAAGGCGAATGATCCGGTAAATACGAAAAAAGAACTTTATGTGCCTAAAGAAGATATTGCTTTACCAGGTTTAAATCAAGATAATAACTAG
- a CDS encoding ParB/RepB/Spo0J family partition protein, with amino-acid sequence MERDSRSKETKRKGGLGRGIEALFEDEPQIEETEEEIQDIDLSAIRPNPYQPRKNFDDKTLKELSDSIKENGVFQPIIVRKSVNGYEIIAGERRFRASKMAKKKTVPAIVRDFTESQMMEVAVLENLQREDLTPLEEAQAYEMLQKNLGLTQEEVSKRMGKSRPYIANYLRLLTLPNKTKHLLQHGELSMGQARTLLGLKNKDKIDEVAKQVVKEGMPVRKVEALVANLNAKKPRKKTVQKSAFIRESEHQLADKLGSNVNISESKKGSGRLSIGFSSVDELNRILDILGVDLDE; translated from the coding sequence ATGGAAAGAGACTCAAGAAGTAAAGAGACTAAGAGAAAAGGCGGCCTTGGGCGCGGAATTGAAGCTTTATTTGAAGATGAGCCACAGATTGAAGAAACTGAGGAAGAAATTCAAGATATCGACCTGAGTGCTATTCGCCCGAATCCGTACCAGCCACGGAAAAATTTTGATGATAAGACACTAAAGGAATTATCAGATTCAATTAAAGAAAATGGCGTTTTTCAGCCAATTATCGTGCGCAAATCGGTTAATGGCTACGAAATTATTGCTGGTGAGCGGCGTTTCCGCGCTTCAAAGATGGCTAAGAAGAAGACCGTGCCCGCAATTGTTCGTGACTTTACTGAAAGTCAGATGATGGAAGTTGCTGTCTTAGAAAACTTGCAACGTGAAGATTTAACACCGCTGGAAGAAGCTCAGGCATACGAAATGCTGCAAAAGAACTTGGGCTTAACTCAAGAAGAAGTTTCTAAGAGAATGGGTAAATCACGGCCGTACATTGCTAATTATCTTCGGTTACTAACTTTACCTAATAAAACTAAGCACCTCTTGCAACACGGCGAACTGTCAATGGGACAGGCGCGGACATTATTGGGACTTAAGAACAAGGATAAAATTGACGAAGTGGCCAAGCAGGTCGTTAAAGAAGGGATGCCTGTTCGCAAGGTTGAGGCCCTAGTCGCCAACCTGAACGCGAAAAAGCCCCGCAAGAAGACGGTCCAAAAGTCAGCTTTTATTCGTGAAAGTGAACATCAGTTGGCAGATAAGCTAGGTTCAAACGTTAATATTTCTGAAAGTAAGAAGGGAAGCGGCCGCTTGTCGATTGGCTTCTCATCGGTCGATGAATTAAACCGAATTTTAGATATTTTAGGTGTTGATCTTGATGAATAA
- the noc gene encoding nucleoid occlusion protein has translation MSLFSSLRHRDEIPKDKQIQDIELTKIIPNSYQPRREFSDESIRELASTLDKEGLLQPIVVREQGDKYEIIAGERRYRAAKHLGWEKIPAIVNNMDEAQAASLALIENLQREDLNPIDEAQAYNNLMKLNNLTQTALAQNIGKSQSYVANKMRLLKLSPKVQSYLASGEISPRHGRCLVGLTQKDQGRVLDEILANNLNVSDTEKIVKDVDGYFEDKKTHEQDKAEKTKRAVNRIPKDLRVQINTIKRAVKLAKESGIKVKVKENNNPDDYMITIELKRK, from the coding sequence ATGTCATTATTTTCTTCTTTACGACATCGTGATGAAATTCCTAAAGATAAACAAATTCAAGATATTGAATTAACTAAAATCATTCCGAATTCTTATCAACCAAGGCGCGAGTTTTCCGATGAATCGATTCGTGAACTAGCTTCAACGTTAGACAAAGAAGGCTTGCTTCAACCAATTGTTGTTCGTGAACAAGGCGATAAATACGAAATTATTGCCGGTGAACGACGCTATCGTGCGGCGAAGCACTTAGGCTGGGAGAAAATTCCAGCAATTGTTAACAATATGGATGAAGCACAAGCAGCTTCACTTGCGTTAATTGAGAACTTGCAACGCGAAGATTTAAATCCAATCGACGAAGCGCAGGCATATAACAACTTAATGAAGCTAAACAACTTAACGCAGACTGCATTAGCACAAAATATTGGTAAATCGCAGTCATATGTTGCCAACAAAATGCGGTTATTAAAATTATCGCCAAAAGTGCAAAGTTACCTTGCTAGCGGAGAAATTTCTCCTCGTCATGGCCGTTGTCTAGTTGGTTTAACGCAAAAAGATCAAGGTCGTGTGCTTGATGAAATTTTAGCAAATAACCTCAATGTCAGCGATACAGAAAAAATCGTTAAAGACGTTGACGGCTACTTTGAAGATAAGAAAACGCATGAACAGGATAAAGCGGAAAAGACCAAGCGTGCCGTTAACCGGATTCCTAAGGATTTAAGGGTACAGATCAACACGATTAAGCGTGCCGTTAAATTAGCCAAAGAATCAGGTATCAAGGTTAAGGTTAAAGAAAATAATAATCCTGATGATTATATGATCACGATTGAATTGAAGAGAAAGTAG
- a CDS encoding DUF1129 family protein — translation MAEKNNEEQSKIDNSKQEKLKEKVASQNMEDEVKQTEPAQLREQLSNKNSDYVYRLQKELEAQGSMSEEDAVKHVDGLLSDLVIAQRHGQPASTFYGMSPKLKAADMLKPKVKTAADIPFWQYATDSALLYVALFVGLFGVIALFTPNSKNNSQMGILTLVIVGAGMGIFMTKYNDWVLPAGGKNKKIPWSKLILGMCAIVLILIVLIFLLSIPALHAINPVLPGFADIIIAAVTYGARWLFRRHYQIIGSVFNPASRNK, via the coding sequence ATGGCAGAAAAAAATAACGAAGAACAGTCAAAGATTGATAATTCTAAGCAAGAAAAGCTGAAGGAAAAAGTTGCAAGCCAAAACATGGAGGACGAAGTTAAGCAAACAGAGCCCGCACAATTGCGTGAGCAGCTTAGCAATAAAAACTCTGATTATGTTTACCGTTTGCAAAAAGAACTGGAAGCTCAAGGGTCAATGAGTGAAGAAGATGCAGTTAAACATGTAGACGGTCTTCTGTCTGACTTGGTAATAGCTCAACGTCATGGGCAACCGGCCAGTACATTTTATGGCATGTCACCTAAATTAAAGGCAGCCGACATGTTAAAGCCTAAGGTAAAAACTGCGGCTGATATTCCGTTTTGGCAATATGCAACCGATAGTGCCTTGCTATATGTAGCCTTATTTGTTGGTCTTTTTGGTGTGATTGCTTTATTTACACCTAACTCAAAGAACAACTCACAAATGGGAATCTTAACTTTGGTCATTGTTGGTGCCGGCATGGGCATTTTCATGACGAAATATAATGACTGGGTTTTACCTGCAGGTGGTAAAAATAAGAAGATACCATGGTCAAAATTGATTTTAGGTATGTGTGCAATCGTGCTAATTTTAATCGTTCTTATTTTCTTGTTATCGATTCCAGCTCTGCATGCGATCAATCCAGTATTACCTGGTTTTGCTGATATCATTATTGCTGCCGTTACTTATGGCGCTCGCTGGTTATTCCGGCGTCACTACCAAATTATTGGTTCCGTTTTCAATCCGGCTTCAAGAAATAAATAG